From a single Verrucomicrobiota bacterium genomic region:
- a CDS encoding TrpB-like pyridoxal phosphate-dependent enzyme, translating into MQDNRITLSPAEVPTKWYNLAADLPKPAPPPLNPATLEPIGPEALAPIFPMAIIEQEVSQERWITIPDEVLNILTIWRPSPLVRARRLEQALGTPAKIYYKNESFSPPGSHKPNTAVAQAYYNKREGVKRISTETGAGQWGSALAFATNMFGLKCTVYMVRVSYEQKPYRKMLMQCWGAECFPSPTNRTQAGRAILEKDPDTLGSLGIAISEAVEDAATHDDTKYSLGSVLNHVCMHQTIIGLETQKQLEKAGETPDILIGCVGGGSNFSGFVFPFVKDVIDGKGLRIVAAEPHACPTLTKGEYRYDFGDTAKMTPLLAMHTLGHSFVPAGIHAGGLRYHGDAPMLSHAVNLGLIEAQAVHQIEAFEAGVLFARTEGHVPAPETNHAIAVAIREAKKCKETGEEKTIAFNYSGHGFFDLSSYEKYFAGELQDFEYPAEAIKKALAELPVVQMG; encoded by the coding sequence ATGCAGGATAACAGGATTACGCTGAGTCCGGCCGAGGTGCCGACCAAGTGGTACAACCTCGCCGCCGACCTGCCCAAGCCGGCGCCGCCGCCGCTCAATCCCGCCACGCTCGAGCCGATCGGGCCCGAAGCGCTCGCGCCGATCTTCCCGATGGCGATCATCGAGCAGGAGGTGAGCCAGGAGCGGTGGATCACTATCCCCGACGAGGTGCTCAACATCCTCACGATCTGGCGGCCCTCGCCGCTGGTGCGGGCGCGCCGGCTCGAGCAGGCGCTCGGGACGCCGGCCAAGATCTACTACAAGAACGAGAGCTTCAGTCCCCCCGGAAGCCACAAGCCGAACACGGCAGTGGCCCAAGCCTATTACAACAAGAGGGAAGGCGTCAAACGGATCTCTACCGAGACCGGCGCCGGCCAGTGGGGGAGCGCGCTCGCGTTTGCCACGAACATGTTCGGGCTCAAGTGCACCGTCTACATGGTGCGCGTGAGCTATGAGCAGAAGCCGTATCGGAAGATGCTCATGCAGTGCTGGGGGGCCGAGTGCTTCCCAAGCCCGACGAACCGGACCCAGGCCGGGCGCGCGATCCTCGAAAAAGATCCGGACACCCTCGGCAGCCTCGGCATCGCCATCAGCGAGGCGGTCGAGGACGCCGCGACCCACGACGACACGAAGTACTCGCTCGGCAGCGTGCTCAACCACGTCTGCATGCACCAGACGATCATCGGGCTCGAGACGCAGAAGCAGCTCGAGAAGGCGGGCGAGACGCCCGACATCCTCATCGGCTGTGTCGGCGGCGGGAGCAATTTCTCAGGCTTCGTCTTCCCGTTCGTCAAGGACGTGATCGACGGCAAGGGCCTGCGCATCGTGGCCGCCGAGCCGCATGCGTGCCCGACGCTGACCAAGGGCGAGTACCGCTATGACTTCGGCGACACGGCCAAGATGACGCCGCTGTTGGCGATGCACACGCTCGGTCACTCGTTCGTGCCGGCCGGCATCCACGCCGGCGGATTGCGCTATCACGGCGATGCCCCGATGCTGAGCCATGCGGTCAACCTCGGCTTGATCGAAGCCCAAGCCGTACACCAGATCGAGGCGTTCGAGGCCGGCGTGCTGTTCGCCCGGACCGAGGGCCACGTGCCCGCGCCCGAGACGAACCATGCCATCGCGGTCGCGATCCGCGAAGCCAAGAAGTGCAAGGAGACGGGCGAGGAGAAGACGATCGCGTTCAACTACAGCGGTCACGGCTTCTTCGACCTGTCGTCCTACGAGAAGTACTTCGCGGGCGAACTCCAGGACTTCGAGTACCCCGCCGAAGCGATCAAGAAAGCGCTCGCCGAGCTGCCCGTCGTCCAGATGGGCTGA
- a CDS encoding transporter, with protein sequence MNGRRVLAVLCAIALAGVVSSAAMAGGGQHYPNGAEGCFCGAAPPPGWYVMNYFLYYQADKFTDGGGDEVTVGPFADFDATVWADVVRVLYSSEYEILGGTWMAHIFVPYLNVDYDSLGFDDSGLGDIIIDPFIVAWHWGTYHAVAGIDIYVPTGDYERGNPASVGKNFWTIEPVVAFAGIYPSGIAWNVKLMYDFNLKNDDWLNPATGTIGELEPGQEFHFDYAVDYPIAQGWRVGVAGYYYKQVTDDEFDGVEVEDDRGEAFAIGPAVHYQHQALIVEARYAWELQSENRPEGEAFWLKVVYGF encoded by the coding sequence ATGAATGGTCGGCGAGTCCTTGCTGTGCTTTGCGCAATCGCGCTGGCGGGCGTGGTGTCGTCCGCGGCGATGGCCGGCGGCGGGCAGCACTACCCGAACGGGGCCGAGGGATGTTTCTGCGGCGCGGCGCCGCCCCCCGGCTGGTACGTTATGAACTACTTCCTCTACTACCAGGCCGACAAATTCACGGATGGCGGCGGCGACGAGGTGACCGTCGGGCCATTCGCCGACTTCGATGCGACCGTGTGGGCCGACGTGGTCCGCGTGCTCTACTCGTCCGAGTATGAGATCCTCGGCGGTACCTGGATGGCCCACATCTTCGTGCCGTATCTCAACGTGGACTACGATTCGCTCGGCTTCGATGACAGCGGACTGGGCGACATCATCATCGATCCGTTCATCGTTGCCTGGCACTGGGGCACGTACCATGCCGTCGCCGGCATCGACATTTACGTGCCGACGGGCGACTACGAGCGCGGCAACCCGGCGAGTGTCGGCAAGAACTTCTGGACCATCGAGCCGGTGGTGGCCTTCGCGGGCATCTACCCGAGCGGCATCGCGTGGAACGTGAAGCTCATGTACGACTTCAACCTGAAGAACGACGACTGGCTCAATCCCGCCACGGGCACGATCGGCGAGCTCGAGCCCGGTCAGGAGTTCCACTTTGACTACGCGGTCGACTACCCGATCGCCCAAGGCTGGCGCGTCGGTGTGGCCGGCTACTACTACAAGCAGGTGACCGACGACGAGTTCGACGGTGTCGAGGTCGAGGACGACCGGGGCGAAGCATTCGCCATTGGTCCGGCGGTCCACTACCAGCACCAGGCGCTCATCGTCGAGGCCCGCTATGCGTGGGAGCTTCAGTCGGAGAACCGGCCGGAGGGCGAGGCGTTCTGGCTCAAAGTTGTCTACGGTTTCTAG